One genomic segment of Diceros bicornis minor isolate mBicDic1 chromosome 13, mDicBic1.mat.cur, whole genome shotgun sequence includes these proteins:
- the ISG15 gene encoding ubiquitin-like protein ISG15, whose translation MGRDLKVKMLGGEEFLVHLTDSMLGSELKQQIAQKTGVPPFQQRLATHPAGTVLQDRVPLVSQGLQPGSTVLLVVQNCDDPLSILVRNDRGRSSAYEIRLTQTVAELKQQVCRQENVHADQFWLTFEGKPMEDQRQLGEYELTAWCTVYMNLRLRGGGAGHRGPR comes from the exons ATG GGTCGGGACCTGAAGGTGAAGATGCTGGGAGGTGAGGAGTTCCTGGTGCACCTGACAGACTCCATGCTGGGCTCGGAGCTGAAGCAGCAGATCGCCCAGAAGACCGGAGTGCCCCCCTTCCAGCAGCGCCTGGCCACCCACCCGGCCGGCACGGTGCTGCAAGACAGGGTCCCCCTCGTCAGCCAGGGCCTGCAGCCCGGCAGCACGGTCTTGCTGGTCGTGCAGAACTGCGACGACCCCCTGAGCATCCTGGTGAGGAATGACAGGGGTCGCAGCAGCGCCTATGAGATCCGGCTGACGCAGACGGTGGCGGAGCTCAAGCAGCAGGTGTGCCGGCAGGAGAACGTGCACGCTGACCAGTTCTGGCTGACTTTCGAGGGGAAGCCCATGGAGGACCAGCGCCAGCTGGGGGAGTACGAGCTCACGGCCTGGTGCACGGTGTACATGAACTTGCGCCTgcgggggggcggggcagggcaccGGGGGCCACGCTGA